One Symphalangus syndactylus isolate Jambi chromosome 9, NHGRI_mSymSyn1-v2.1_pri, whole genome shotgun sequence DNA segment encodes these proteins:
- the NPR2 gene encoding atrial natriuretic peptide receptor 2 isoform X3 — MALPSLLLLVAALAGGVRPPGARNLTLAVVLPEHNLSYAWAWPRVGPAVALAVEALGRALPVDLRFVSSELEGACSEYLAPLSAVDLKLYHDPDLLLGPGCVYPAASVARFASHWRLPLLTAGAVASGFSAKNDHYRTLVRTGPSAPKLGEFVVTLHGHFNWTARAALLYLDARTDDRPHYFTIEGVFEALQGSNLSVQHQVYAREPGGPEQATHFIRANGRIVYICGPLEMLHEILLQAQRENLTNGDYVFFYLDVFGESLRAGPTRATGRPWQDNRTREQAQALREAFQTVLVITYREPPNPEYQEFQNRLLIRAREDFGVELGPSLMNLIAGCFYDGILLYAEVLNETIQEGGTREDGLRIVEKMQGRRYHGVTGLVVMDKNNDRETDFVLWAMGDLDSGDFQPAAHYSGAEKQIWWTGQPIPWVKGAPPSDNPPCAFDLDDPSCDKTPLSTLAIVALGTGITFIMFGVSSFLIFRKLMLEKELASMLWRIRWEELQFGNSERYHKGAGSRLTLSLGNVVAIKHVNKKRIELTRQVLFELKHMRDVQFNHLTRFIGACIDPPNICIVTEYCPRGSLQDILENDSINLDWMFRYSLINDLVKGMAFLHNSIISSHGSLKSSNCVVDSRFVLKITDYGLASFRSTAEPDDSHALYAKKLWTAPELLSGNPLPTTGMQKADVYSFGIILQEIALRSGPFYLDGLDLSPKEIVQKVRNGQRPYFRPSIDRAQLNEELVLLMERCWAQDPAERPDFGQIKGFIRRFNKEGGTSILDNLLLRMEQYANNLEKLVEERTQAYLEEKRKAEALLYQILPHSVAEQLKRGETVQAEAFDSVTIYFSDIVGFTALSAESTPMQVVTLLNDLYTCFDAIIDNFDVYKVETIGDAYMVVSGLPGRNGQRHAPEIARMALALLDAVSSFRIRHRPHDQLRLRIGVHTGPVCAGVVGLKMPRYCLFGDTVNTASRMESNGQALKIHVSSTTKDALDELGCFQLELRGDVEMKGKGKMRTYWLLGERKGPPGLL; from the exons ATGGCGCTGCCGTCACTCCTGCTGTTGGTGGCAGCCCTGGCAGGTGGGGTGCGTCCTCCCGGGGCGCGGAACCTGACGCTGGCGGTGGTGCTGCCAGAACACAACCTGAGCTATGCCTGGGCCTGGCCACGGGTGGGACCCGCTGTGGCACTAGCTGTGGAGGCACTGGGCCGTGCACTGCCCGTGGACCTGCGGTTTGTCAGCTCCGAACTGGAAGGCGCCTGCTCTGAGTACCTGGCACCGCTGAGCGCTGTAGACCTCAAGCTGTACCATGACCCCGACCTGCTGTTAGGTCCCGGTTGCGTGTACCCTGCTGCCTCTGTGGCCCGCTTTGCCTCCCACTGGCGCCTTCCCCTGCTGACTGCGGGTGCTGTGGCCTCTGGTTTTTCGGCTAAGAATGACCATTATCGTACCCTGGTTCGCACTGGCCCCTCTGCTCCCAAGCTGGGTGAGTTTGTGGTGACACTACACGGGCACTTCAATTGGACTGCCCGTGCTGCCTTGCTGTACCTGGATGCTCGCACAGATGACCGGCCTCACTACTTCACCATCGAGGGCGTCTTTGAGGCCCTGCAGGGCAGCAACCTCAGTGTGCAGCACCAGGTGTATGCCCGAGAGCCAGGGGGCCCCGAGCAGGCCACCCACTTCATCCGGGCCAACGGGCGCA TTGTGTATATCTGCGGCCCTCTGGAGATGCTGCATGAGATCCTGCTTCAGGCCCAGAGGGAGAATCTGACCAATGGGGATTATGTCTTCTTTTACCTGGATGTCTTTGGGGAGAGTCTCCGTGCAGGCCCCACACGTGCTACAGGCCGGCCCTGGCAGGACAATCGCACCCGGGAACAGGCCCAGGCCCTCAGAGAGGCCTTTCAG ACTGTATTGGTGATCACGTACCGAGAACCCCCAAATCCTGAGTATCAGGAATTCCAGAATCGTCTGCTGATAAGAGCCCGGGAAGACTTTGGTGTGGAGCTGGGCCCTTCCCTG ATGAACCTCATCGCTGGCTGCTTCTATGATGGGATCCTGctatatgctgaagtcctaaatGAGACAATACAGGAAGGAGGCACCCGGGAGGATGGACTTCGAATTGTGGAGAAGATGCAGGGACGAAGATACCATG GTGTAACTGGACTGGTTGTCATGGACAAGAACAATGACCGGGAGACTGACTTTGTCCTGTGGGCCATGGGAGACCTGGATTCTGGGGACTTTCAG CCTGCAGCCCACTACTCGGGAGCTGAGAAACAGATTTGGTGGACAGGACAGCCTATTCCCTGGGTGAAGGGGGCTCCTCCCTCGGACAATCCCCCCTGTGCCTTTGACTTGGACGACCCATCCTGTGATAAAA CTCCACTTTCAACTCTGGCAATTGTGGCTCTGGGCACAGGAATCACCTTCATCATGTTTGGTGTTTCCAGCTTCCTAATTTTCCG AAAGCTGATGCTGGAGAAGGAGCTGGCTAGCATGTTGTGGCGCATTCGCTGGGAAGAACTGCAGTTTGGCAACTCAGAGCGTTATCACAAAGGTGCAGGCAGTCGCCTCACACTGTCGCTG GGAAATGTTGTCGCCATCAAACATGTGAATAAGAAGCGCATTGAGCTGACCCGGCAGGTTCTGTTTGAACTCAAACAT ATGAGAGATGTTCAGTTCAACCATCTCACTCGCTTCATTGGCGCCTGCATAGACCCTCCCAACATTTGCATTGTCACTGAATATTGTCCTCGTGGGAGTTTACAG GATATTCTAGAAAATGACAGCATCAACTTGGACTGGATGTTTCGTTATTCACTCATTAATGACCTTGTTAAG GGCATGGCCTTTCTCCACAACAGCATTATTTCATCGCATGGGAGTCTCAAGTCCTCCAACTGTGTGGTGGATAGTCGTTTTGTGCTCAAAATCACAGACTATGGCCTGGCCAGCTTCCGATCAACTGCTGAACCTGATGACAGCCATGCCCTCTATGCCA AGAAGTTGTGGACTGCCCCAGAACTGCTCAGTGGGAACCCCTTGCCAACCACAGGCATGCAGAAGGCTGACGTCTATAGCTTTGGGATCATCCTGCAGGAGATAGCACTTCGCAGTGGTCCTTTCTACTTGGACGGCCTGGACCTCAGCCCCAAAG AGATTGTCCAGAAGGTACGAAATGGTCAGCGTCCATATTTCCGGCCAAGCATTGACCGGGCCCAACTGAATGAAGAGCTAGTTTTGCTGATGGAGCGATGTTGGGCTCAGGACCCAGCTGAGCGGCCAGACTTTGGACAGATTAAGGGCTTCATTCGACGCTTTAACAA GGAGGGTGGCACCAGCATATTGGACAACCTCCTGCTACGCATGGAACAGTATGCCAATAACCTGGAGAAGCTGGTGGAGGAACGCACACAGGCCTATCTGGAGGAAAAACGCAAGGCTGAAGCTCTGCTCTACCAAATTCTACCCCA TTCAGTGGCAGAGCAATTGAAACGGGGAGAGACTGTACAGGCTGAGGCCTTTGACAGTGTTACCATCTACTTCAGTGACATTGTTGGCTTCACAGCATTGTCAGCAGAGAGCACCCCCATGCAG GTAGTGACACTTCTTAATGACCTGTATACCTGCTTTGATGCCATAATTGACAACTTTGATGTCTACAAG GTGGAGACGATTGGGGATGCTTACATGGTGGTATCTGGCCTCCCAGGCCGAAATGGTCAACGCCATGCACCAGAAATTGCTCGTATGGCCCTAGCATTACtagatgcagtttcttccttccgCATCCGCCACCGACCCCATGACCAGCTGAGGCTACGCATAGGGG
- the NPR2 gene encoding atrial natriuretic peptide receptor 2 isoform X1, translated as MALPSLLLLVAALAGGVRPPGARNLTLAVVLPEHNLSYAWAWPRVGPAVALAVEALGRALPVDLRFVSSELEGACSEYLAPLSAVDLKLYHDPDLLLGPGCVYPAASVARFASHWRLPLLTAGAVASGFSAKNDHYRTLVRTGPSAPKLGEFVVTLHGHFNWTARAALLYLDARTDDRPHYFTIEGVFEALQGSNLSVQHQVYAREPGGPEQATHFIRANGRIVYICGPLEMLHEILLQAQRENLTNGDYVFFYLDVFGESLRAGPTRATGRPWQDNRTREQAQALREAFQTVLVITYREPPNPEYQEFQNRLLIRAREDFGVELGPSLMNLIAGCFYDGILLYAEVLNETIQEGGTREDGLRIVEKMQGRRYHGVTGLVVMDKNNDRETDFVLWAMGDLDSGDFQPAAHYSGAEKQIWWTGQPIPWVKGAPPSDNPPCAFDLDDPSCDKTPLSTLAIVALGTGITFIMFGVSSFLIFRPYRKLMLEKELASMLWRIRWEELQFGNSERYHKGAGSRLTLSLRGSSYGSLMTAHGKYQIFANTGHFKGNVVAIKHVNKKRIELTRQVLFELKHMRDVQFNHLTRFIGACIDPPNICIVTEYCPRGSLQDILENDSINLDWMFRYSLINDLVKGMAFLHNSIISSHGSLKSSNCVVDSRFVLKITDYGLASFRSTAEPDDSHALYAKKLWTAPELLSGNPLPTTGMQKADVYSFGIILQEIALRSGPFYLDGLDLSPKEIVQKVRNGQRPYFRPSIDRAQLNEELVLLMERCWAQDPAERPDFGQIKGFIRRFNKEGGTSILDNLLLRMEQYANNLEKLVEERTQAYLEEKRKAEALLYQILPHSVAEQLKRGETVQAEAFDSVTIYFSDIVGFTALSAESTPMQVVTLLNDLYTCFDAIIDNFDVYKVETIGDAYMVVSGLPGRNGQRHAPEIARMALALLDAVSSFRIRHRPHDQLRLRIGVHTGPVCAGVVGLKMPRYCLFGDTVNTASRMESNGQALKIHVSSTTKDALDELGCFQLELRGDVEMKGKGKMRTYWLLGERKGPPGLL; from the exons ATGGCGCTGCCGTCACTCCTGCTGTTGGTGGCAGCCCTGGCAGGTGGGGTGCGTCCTCCCGGGGCGCGGAACCTGACGCTGGCGGTGGTGCTGCCAGAACACAACCTGAGCTATGCCTGGGCCTGGCCACGGGTGGGACCCGCTGTGGCACTAGCTGTGGAGGCACTGGGCCGTGCACTGCCCGTGGACCTGCGGTTTGTCAGCTCCGAACTGGAAGGCGCCTGCTCTGAGTACCTGGCACCGCTGAGCGCTGTAGACCTCAAGCTGTACCATGACCCCGACCTGCTGTTAGGTCCCGGTTGCGTGTACCCTGCTGCCTCTGTGGCCCGCTTTGCCTCCCACTGGCGCCTTCCCCTGCTGACTGCGGGTGCTGTGGCCTCTGGTTTTTCGGCTAAGAATGACCATTATCGTACCCTGGTTCGCACTGGCCCCTCTGCTCCCAAGCTGGGTGAGTTTGTGGTGACACTACACGGGCACTTCAATTGGACTGCCCGTGCTGCCTTGCTGTACCTGGATGCTCGCACAGATGACCGGCCTCACTACTTCACCATCGAGGGCGTCTTTGAGGCCCTGCAGGGCAGCAACCTCAGTGTGCAGCACCAGGTGTATGCCCGAGAGCCAGGGGGCCCCGAGCAGGCCACCCACTTCATCCGGGCCAACGGGCGCA TTGTGTATATCTGCGGCCCTCTGGAGATGCTGCATGAGATCCTGCTTCAGGCCCAGAGGGAGAATCTGACCAATGGGGATTATGTCTTCTTTTACCTGGATGTCTTTGGGGAGAGTCTCCGTGCAGGCCCCACACGTGCTACAGGCCGGCCCTGGCAGGACAATCGCACCCGGGAACAGGCCCAGGCCCTCAGAGAGGCCTTTCAG ACTGTATTGGTGATCACGTACCGAGAACCCCCAAATCCTGAGTATCAGGAATTCCAGAATCGTCTGCTGATAAGAGCCCGGGAAGACTTTGGTGTGGAGCTGGGCCCTTCCCTG ATGAACCTCATCGCTGGCTGCTTCTATGATGGGATCCTGctatatgctgaagtcctaaatGAGACAATACAGGAAGGAGGCACCCGGGAGGATGGACTTCGAATTGTGGAGAAGATGCAGGGACGAAGATACCATG GTGTAACTGGACTGGTTGTCATGGACAAGAACAATGACCGGGAGACTGACTTTGTCCTGTGGGCCATGGGAGACCTGGATTCTGGGGACTTTCAG CCTGCAGCCCACTACTCGGGAGCTGAGAAACAGATTTGGTGGACAGGACAGCCTATTCCCTGGGTGAAGGGGGCTCCTCCCTCGGACAATCCCCCCTGTGCCTTTGACTTGGACGACCCATCCTGTGATAAAA CTCCACTTTCAACTCTGGCAATTGTGGCTCTGGGCACAGGAATCACCTTCATCATGTTTGGTGTTTCCAGCTTCCTAATTTTCCG TCCTTACAGAAAGCTGATGCTGGAGAAGGAGCTGGCTAGCATGTTGTGGCGCATTCGCTGGGAAGAACTGCAGTTTGGCAACTCAGAGCGTTATCACAAAGGTGCAGGCAGTCGCCTCACACTGTCGCTG CGGGGATCCAGTTACGGCTCGCTCATGACAGCCCATGGGAAATACCAGATCTTTGCCAACACCGGTCACTTCAAG GGAAATGTTGTCGCCATCAAACATGTGAATAAGAAGCGCATTGAGCTGACCCGGCAGGTTCTGTTTGAACTCAAACAT ATGAGAGATGTTCAGTTCAACCATCTCACTCGCTTCATTGGCGCCTGCATAGACCCTCCCAACATTTGCATTGTCACTGAATATTGTCCTCGTGGGAGTTTACAG GATATTCTAGAAAATGACAGCATCAACTTGGACTGGATGTTTCGTTATTCACTCATTAATGACCTTGTTAAG GGCATGGCCTTTCTCCACAACAGCATTATTTCATCGCATGGGAGTCTCAAGTCCTCCAACTGTGTGGTGGATAGTCGTTTTGTGCTCAAAATCACAGACTATGGCCTGGCCAGCTTCCGATCAACTGCTGAACCTGATGACAGCCATGCCCTCTATGCCA AGAAGTTGTGGACTGCCCCAGAACTGCTCAGTGGGAACCCCTTGCCAACCACAGGCATGCAGAAGGCTGACGTCTATAGCTTTGGGATCATCCTGCAGGAGATAGCACTTCGCAGTGGTCCTTTCTACTTGGACGGCCTGGACCTCAGCCCCAAAG AGATTGTCCAGAAGGTACGAAATGGTCAGCGTCCATATTTCCGGCCAAGCATTGACCGGGCCCAACTGAATGAAGAGCTAGTTTTGCTGATGGAGCGATGTTGGGCTCAGGACCCAGCTGAGCGGCCAGACTTTGGACAGATTAAGGGCTTCATTCGACGCTTTAACAA GGAGGGTGGCACCAGCATATTGGACAACCTCCTGCTACGCATGGAACAGTATGCCAATAACCTGGAGAAGCTGGTGGAGGAACGCACACAGGCCTATCTGGAGGAAAAACGCAAGGCTGAAGCTCTGCTCTACCAAATTCTACCCCA TTCAGTGGCAGAGCAATTGAAACGGGGAGAGACTGTACAGGCTGAGGCCTTTGACAGTGTTACCATCTACTTCAGTGACATTGTTGGCTTCACAGCATTGTCAGCAGAGAGCACCCCCATGCAG GTAGTGACACTTCTTAATGACCTGTATACCTGCTTTGATGCCATAATTGACAACTTTGATGTCTACAAG GTGGAGACGATTGGGGATGCTTACATGGTGGTATCTGGCCTCCCAGGCCGAAATGGTCAACGCCATGCACCAGAAATTGCTCGTATGGCCCTAGCATTACtagatgcagtttcttccttccgCATCCGCCACCGACCCCATGACCAGCTGAGGCTACGCATAGGGG
- the NPR2 gene encoding atrial natriuretic peptide receptor 2 isoform X2 gives MALPSLLLLVAALAGGVRPPGARNLTLAVVLPEHNLSYAWAWPRVGPAVALAVEALGRALPVDLRFVSSELEGACSEYLAPLSAVDLKLYHDPDLLLGPGCVYPAASVARFASHWRLPLLTAGAVASGFSAKNDHYRTLVRTGPSAPKLGEFVVTLHGHFNWTARAALLYLDARTDDRPHYFTIEGVFEALQGSNLSVQHQVYAREPGGPEQATHFIRANGRIVYICGPLEMLHEILLQAQRENLTNGDYVFFYLDVFGESLRAGPTRATGRPWQDNRTREQAQALREAFQTVLVITYREPPNPEYQEFQNRLLIRAREDFGVELGPSLMNLIAGCFYDGILLYAEVLNETIQEGGTREDGLRIVEKMQGRRYHGVTGLVVMDKNNDRETDFVLWAMGDLDSGDFQPAAHYSGAEKQIWWTGQPIPWVKGAPPSDNPPCAFDLDDPSCDKTPLSTLAIVALGTGITFIMFGVSSFLIFRKLMLEKELASMLWRIRWEELQFGNSERYHKGAGSRLTLSLRGSSYGSLMTAHGKYQIFANTGHFKGNVVAIKHVNKKRIELTRQVLFELKHMRDVQFNHLTRFIGACIDPPNICIVTEYCPRGSLQDILENDSINLDWMFRYSLINDLVKGMAFLHNSIISSHGSLKSSNCVVDSRFVLKITDYGLASFRSTAEPDDSHALYAKKLWTAPELLSGNPLPTTGMQKADVYSFGIILQEIALRSGPFYLDGLDLSPKEIVQKVRNGQRPYFRPSIDRAQLNEELVLLMERCWAQDPAERPDFGQIKGFIRRFNKEGGTSILDNLLLRMEQYANNLEKLVEERTQAYLEEKRKAEALLYQILPHSVAEQLKRGETVQAEAFDSVTIYFSDIVGFTALSAESTPMQVVTLLNDLYTCFDAIIDNFDVYKVETIGDAYMVVSGLPGRNGQRHAPEIARMALALLDAVSSFRIRHRPHDQLRLRIGVHTGPVCAGVVGLKMPRYCLFGDTVNTASRMESNGQALKIHVSSTTKDALDELGCFQLELRGDVEMKGKGKMRTYWLLGERKGPPGLL, from the exons ATGGCGCTGCCGTCACTCCTGCTGTTGGTGGCAGCCCTGGCAGGTGGGGTGCGTCCTCCCGGGGCGCGGAACCTGACGCTGGCGGTGGTGCTGCCAGAACACAACCTGAGCTATGCCTGGGCCTGGCCACGGGTGGGACCCGCTGTGGCACTAGCTGTGGAGGCACTGGGCCGTGCACTGCCCGTGGACCTGCGGTTTGTCAGCTCCGAACTGGAAGGCGCCTGCTCTGAGTACCTGGCACCGCTGAGCGCTGTAGACCTCAAGCTGTACCATGACCCCGACCTGCTGTTAGGTCCCGGTTGCGTGTACCCTGCTGCCTCTGTGGCCCGCTTTGCCTCCCACTGGCGCCTTCCCCTGCTGACTGCGGGTGCTGTGGCCTCTGGTTTTTCGGCTAAGAATGACCATTATCGTACCCTGGTTCGCACTGGCCCCTCTGCTCCCAAGCTGGGTGAGTTTGTGGTGACACTACACGGGCACTTCAATTGGACTGCCCGTGCTGCCTTGCTGTACCTGGATGCTCGCACAGATGACCGGCCTCACTACTTCACCATCGAGGGCGTCTTTGAGGCCCTGCAGGGCAGCAACCTCAGTGTGCAGCACCAGGTGTATGCCCGAGAGCCAGGGGGCCCCGAGCAGGCCACCCACTTCATCCGGGCCAACGGGCGCA TTGTGTATATCTGCGGCCCTCTGGAGATGCTGCATGAGATCCTGCTTCAGGCCCAGAGGGAGAATCTGACCAATGGGGATTATGTCTTCTTTTACCTGGATGTCTTTGGGGAGAGTCTCCGTGCAGGCCCCACACGTGCTACAGGCCGGCCCTGGCAGGACAATCGCACCCGGGAACAGGCCCAGGCCCTCAGAGAGGCCTTTCAG ACTGTATTGGTGATCACGTACCGAGAACCCCCAAATCCTGAGTATCAGGAATTCCAGAATCGTCTGCTGATAAGAGCCCGGGAAGACTTTGGTGTGGAGCTGGGCCCTTCCCTG ATGAACCTCATCGCTGGCTGCTTCTATGATGGGATCCTGctatatgctgaagtcctaaatGAGACAATACAGGAAGGAGGCACCCGGGAGGATGGACTTCGAATTGTGGAGAAGATGCAGGGACGAAGATACCATG GTGTAACTGGACTGGTTGTCATGGACAAGAACAATGACCGGGAGACTGACTTTGTCCTGTGGGCCATGGGAGACCTGGATTCTGGGGACTTTCAG CCTGCAGCCCACTACTCGGGAGCTGAGAAACAGATTTGGTGGACAGGACAGCCTATTCCCTGGGTGAAGGGGGCTCCTCCCTCGGACAATCCCCCCTGTGCCTTTGACTTGGACGACCCATCCTGTGATAAAA CTCCACTTTCAACTCTGGCAATTGTGGCTCTGGGCACAGGAATCACCTTCATCATGTTTGGTGTTTCCAGCTTCCTAATTTTCCG AAAGCTGATGCTGGAGAAGGAGCTGGCTAGCATGTTGTGGCGCATTCGCTGGGAAGAACTGCAGTTTGGCAACTCAGAGCGTTATCACAAAGGTGCAGGCAGTCGCCTCACACTGTCGCTG CGGGGATCCAGTTACGGCTCGCTCATGACAGCCCATGGGAAATACCAGATCTTTGCCAACACCGGTCACTTCAAG GGAAATGTTGTCGCCATCAAACATGTGAATAAGAAGCGCATTGAGCTGACCCGGCAGGTTCTGTTTGAACTCAAACAT ATGAGAGATGTTCAGTTCAACCATCTCACTCGCTTCATTGGCGCCTGCATAGACCCTCCCAACATTTGCATTGTCACTGAATATTGTCCTCGTGGGAGTTTACAG GATATTCTAGAAAATGACAGCATCAACTTGGACTGGATGTTTCGTTATTCACTCATTAATGACCTTGTTAAG GGCATGGCCTTTCTCCACAACAGCATTATTTCATCGCATGGGAGTCTCAAGTCCTCCAACTGTGTGGTGGATAGTCGTTTTGTGCTCAAAATCACAGACTATGGCCTGGCCAGCTTCCGATCAACTGCTGAACCTGATGACAGCCATGCCCTCTATGCCA AGAAGTTGTGGACTGCCCCAGAACTGCTCAGTGGGAACCCCTTGCCAACCACAGGCATGCAGAAGGCTGACGTCTATAGCTTTGGGATCATCCTGCAGGAGATAGCACTTCGCAGTGGTCCTTTCTACTTGGACGGCCTGGACCTCAGCCCCAAAG AGATTGTCCAGAAGGTACGAAATGGTCAGCGTCCATATTTCCGGCCAAGCATTGACCGGGCCCAACTGAATGAAGAGCTAGTTTTGCTGATGGAGCGATGTTGGGCTCAGGACCCAGCTGAGCGGCCAGACTTTGGACAGATTAAGGGCTTCATTCGACGCTTTAACAA GGAGGGTGGCACCAGCATATTGGACAACCTCCTGCTACGCATGGAACAGTATGCCAATAACCTGGAGAAGCTGGTGGAGGAACGCACACAGGCCTATCTGGAGGAAAAACGCAAGGCTGAAGCTCTGCTCTACCAAATTCTACCCCA TTCAGTGGCAGAGCAATTGAAACGGGGAGAGACTGTACAGGCTGAGGCCTTTGACAGTGTTACCATCTACTTCAGTGACATTGTTGGCTTCACAGCATTGTCAGCAGAGAGCACCCCCATGCAG GTAGTGACACTTCTTAATGACCTGTATACCTGCTTTGATGCCATAATTGACAACTTTGATGTCTACAAG GTGGAGACGATTGGGGATGCTTACATGGTGGTATCTGGCCTCCCAGGCCGAAATGGTCAACGCCATGCACCAGAAATTGCTCGTATGGCCCTAGCATTACtagatgcagtttcttccttccgCATCCGCCACCGACCCCATGACCAGCTGAGGCTACGCATAGGGG